The DNA region tgggtctggttagggttagggcttcctctgctgccccctggaggatgggctccccctttgggtctggttagggttagggcttcctctgctgccctctggaggatgggctccccctttgggtctggttagggttagggcttcctctaccgccccctggaggatgggctccccctttgggtctggttagggttagggcttcctctgctgccccctggaggatgggctcccctttgtgtctggttagggttagggcttcctctgctgccccctttcATTTTGGTTCCTCCCAAGCTTTCTTCCTTCTCTGgagttttccttgccactgtcgccactggcctgctcactgggggctttgagcagggataatgtaaagcgctttgcgacagtgtaatgttgtgaaaatggggtgtacaaataaatttaaactgaattgaagtGAAGTATCCAAATTTGTTTCTGAGCCCAAAGAATGCATAGTAATGTGGGCGTGATTCAGCACTGGCCTAATCCAGTCACTCTAATGGGCAAAACCCTTTGCAGCAcaaggaaaagcaaacaaatGCATGACTGCATCCTGCTTACCTGAACCTACGGCGGCATGCATGCTGTTGCCTCCCTAACCAGCAGTCCAAAATTCTtatttctgtgtgttttttatCCAGCCGATAGTGAAGCCCTGAGAAAAGGCAACTTCCACAGCTCTCCACTAGGGGGCCCCCAAGGATACTTACCGCCTTGATAGTCATAGAGAGCCACAGCCGACTGCCCACAACTCAGGTCTTCGTAGTCGTTATCTGTGGATTTAAGAAGCAGGACGTCTTTTTAAAAGCCTGGAAGTTCCACGCGGattttgaattatttattgCTTGATGGTGCCCAGAACTACCACTCCGTTTCAGTGATACGTCTCACTCGCTGATGTCAGTAGTAAGGAGTTCTGGAGAGACGGTCCACCTTAACATGTTAAAATGCACACAACCCCTGATTGGCTGACAGGACGTACCCTGTTCAGCTCTCCAAATGTGCCTCTAATGTGACTGTCCAATGGAAATGCAAGCTGTCATCCCGTTACATGTGGCTACCAGACCGTGGCCCTATGGGAAAGGGTCTGGATCTGTGCCAGACACTGCAACATAAAACCAAAAATCTCAGAAACCTTGTACAGGAACAGAAACGTCCTCGTAGGTTTCTTCCTCCTCCGGCTGGGGGGTTTCTTCCGGCTCCTCCTGGAGTTCTGCATAGTCATCCTCCAGCAGGTCGGCAGGGCGAGGTGGCAGGGCGGGGGGCATGTCATAGTctacctcctcctccttctccggcttttctttctgggggggggcggcataaAGTCAGCACAGTCACCAGGACATTGGCCCCATTACTGCTATTTTTATGGAACTTCTCAGTGGAGATGCACTAACAGTCTGACAGGTTCTGCTTCGAGATCCTGGCTGCATGATGACTTCTCAGTTCTATGCCTTGCTATTCCTTACACAGCTAGACGCATGAAAAGCCAAACTGGAGAACCCTCTGCACCTTTgccactgggtctggctcctcTCTGGGAGGTTCAGGCAATCtcctgggcagtgggggggtcTCTCTGGTCTCTGGAGCCGCGGGAGGCTCCTGCATCTCCTGCTTTGCACTTTCCTGCTCCTGGGGAACAGATGGGAACGTTGGTGTGCATGTGGTCATGCCCTTTCACCCTGCAGTGACCACTCCGGCACCTCCTGGGATCTCTACGGTGCTCCTAAGAAATTCCTGTTCATTTCCTGTTAAAttcctgtcagtgccagtgcatCTCTGGCTAATGCAGCTCTTTGCAGATGTATGTACAGGAGAATCCAGCCGTAGTGTGAACCTGAACCCGTCCACTGGGAGGAGTGTGACCCACCTGCTGTCTCTTCTGAGCCTCCTCCCGCTCCTGTGCCTTACGCGCCTCCTCCCGCTCCCGCGCCTCCCGCTCCCGCGCCTCCCGCTCCCGTCTCCTGGCTCTCTCCTCCTCCGCCCGTTTCTTGTTTTCTTCATCTGATGCTCGCGCCATATTTTCGAAGCGTGCCTTCAGATTTCCTGCCCCCCCACTTGCTGCTCACATATgtgcataaacacacacacacatacacacacacacacacacacacacacacacacacacacacacagacacacacacagatttgtcatTATATCTTGTTAGGGActctctattcatttctatggggaaaactctaatcccaacatgacaaccttaacccccacccagccctaaacttaaccataagtaaccaaataaaaaatatttagtttttttgattaAATTCACAGATAATTGTGGGGACCTGAgacatggtccccacaatgtcaaaataagtttttattacattttggcTTTTTATGGGATACTACAATGGGGTGCATAtagaggggtggggccacaggggcactgaTAGCTGATTGGCCGCCAGAGTGCCCCCTCTCCTGTCACCCATCGATAAAAAATAAgttattggctaatgataaggctgGCCCCTCTCTATTAATTATTCCCCCTCTTttgccccccaccttaaaaaaaaacatcctagAATATCCCCTTATGCTTATGCGCCGCAATGTGCGACCTCCCCATGCTGCCAGACACTCACAGGCCTCAGACGGCTGGGTCTTCTTATAAGACGAGGTGGGGGCCTCCATTTCAGTGAAGGCAGCAGCGTTCTGGGGGCGACATTGTGAGGAGTCAGAGCTGCACGTGGCGGCAGAGGAGCATCGTCACGGTAGGAGGCCATAAATGGAGGCCGGCCGCTGGTTGGGAGGCCGGCCACTGGTTGGGAGGCCGGCCGCTGGTTGGGAGGCTCACCTTGTCCATGCGATCGGTCTCCACCCCGTAACGGCCGCCAAAGCCCTTGGCGTAGTCTGGGAATAAACAGGAGTAATGAAATGGCACTAAAACGCTCTGACTGACCACAGAAGCATCACCTCCAAACTGGAGGCAACATTTCTGCACTCCCTGTTATATGTGCCACTCTATTACATTATTACATGGAGGTACAATGATGTAATAATGGACCATCTCGCCAAGCACCTTGAAACGACTCTATAAAGGCACTATATCAAAATAACTCTTCACTGCCTGGTATTATTGGATGTGTGACTAGCTCAACCTAATTATTCATTACGTAATAAGCCATCAGCTCTTGATGGCTCAGAGAGCCACATCTCACTATTGCATGATGCTGAACCTTCATAAGGACGCGAAGCTTCGAGTGATTGGCCGGTTTTTGCACGAGGGGTGTGGCCACCCCTGTCAGTCGGTGTCACCTTTCTGAGACTGGTGTTTCTCCGTCTCTGCCCTGTAGTCATAACCCACGGCAGCCTTGTCCACCTTCTCTTTCTCGACTCCGTACTTCCCACCGAAGCCCTTTGCATAGTCTGGGGCAGTAGACAGAGGGAAAACGCGGAAAAGAGGGTACATTTTAAACTCgttacacacacataaatatgtCAGTGATAAAATGGGGGTGTTGTGCTGGGATGCTgaacttgtgatcagaaggttgttggttcaaatcccagggcaagCAGTGTGGTTTCTTTGTTATGTCCCTAAcccccagttactccagggaatGAGTGAACCTGCTTTCTCAAATGTACACCCCTTGCGTAGAAGCATCACCTCAGTACATAAATGTGAAATGAGAATTGCTTTTTCTCTTCTCCAGCCAGTAGGGGTCACTCTAACCTTTCTGAGACTGGTGTTTCTCCGACTCCCCCTTGTAATCATAACCCAGGGCAGCTTTGTCCATCTTCTCCTTTTGCACGCCATACTTGCCCCCGAAACCTTTAGCATAGTCTGAAGGAGAAAGTACAAGAAAGACATAAAATGCAGCATGAGAgtataaaaactaaaaacatgTTTCCAggttaaagaaaaaaagtactgTGCAAAGGGTACCTTTCTGGGAGGCGTGCTGCTCCACTGTTCCCTTGTATTCGAAACCAACCGCAGACTATAACCAGAGAGACAAACTCCAGCTTTTACGGCATGTAAACATTAGCCTGCTTCATTGCTGTGCGTGCATGACACACTGCAGCGCACAGAGGGCGTTAGACCTTCATCAGAAATCAAGTTTGAATAAGAAATACTAGCAAATGTTTGGAATAATTATTATTGTGCAGAAAATGATATCAGGCATGAATTAACCTGGTTAATTAATGGTTATTTAAACTGCAAGTTCTGAAATAATCAGCTGAGACGACAGGGAAAGCGGAGGAACGTTGACTTCTTACCCTGTCGATGCGATCCTTCTGCACGCCGAACTTGCCCCCAAACCCACGCGCCGCATCTGTCTGGGAGGAGTGCTTCTCCACTTCAGCCACGTAAGTGTGACCCACGGCCGCCTGGAGAACCAAACACGCGGGTAAGGAGCCGGTCACATGTATCAGCACCACCGTGAGCCTGCGGTTCGGGGCTGCTGGCCCCCCTGTAACCTACCTTGTCCATACGGTCCTTCTCCACCCCGAACTTCCCTCCGTACCCAAAGGAGGCCTTGGGTCCCTCGTCCAGCTCCTTCTTCTTCACCTGCTCGTGTTCGGAGGCCACCTTCTGCCGGAGCTCGGCAACACTGCAGGGGGCGAGTAGTGAGCCACCTCACGCTCACACCGGTGACGtcaccaccccaccccagcaGACCCTCGTACGACCCCGCGAGGGGGGCATGGCCGTAGATCTCTGTCCCTATAGGAGCCCCAGGGAGCTCTGCAGAGGATGGCGTCCCTGCTGTCATTATCCATCCTTATTCCCTAACTGCCTCATATAGtccatatttttattttgttcaaaaagtgaaaataaaattcACCAGCAAAGGTTAATAAAAATTATTGTTCTTGAACTTTAGTTCTGGAATTTTCCAAAAGCAAAATGGGAGCGCTGTACTGGCATGGTCACCCTTCCCAGAGACACCATGGTGATTAACTGGGACCTTGGGCAATGTGTGGTTCAGTGTGTTAGGATCCTATATGTGTGTTTGaaaggttactggttcaaatctcaAGTCGGCAGAGTGACGTCACCATTTGGcccctgagtgaggcccttaatcACCCAATCGTCCCCAAGACTTTCTCAAAAGTGCATGTTATtctggataaaagcatttgccAAACAGAAAATAATATGTCAGACATTGTGCATGAACTTGGCaaagtgacctttgacccctgctctctctcccccaGCAGTACCTGATGTGATCTTTTCGGCCCGACCCCTCGATGGTTTTGGCGCCCCATCTCTGCTCCTGTTCGGACACGTCATTCTGCAATGAGGAAGTCAGCCGTCAGACGTGCAGAGACGCGGTGGAGGGCTCCAACCGCTGCTCTCAGAGCCGACAAAGCACCCGTCGTTTCTGCCTCAAACGAGACCCAACTAACCTCAAAGTTGGGGTCTGTCTCCCAGTCGTCCCCTTCCGAGGACACCTTCATGTCGACACCATGTCCCACTGCCGACTTCCACATCTAGTAAAAGCAAATGTGCCCCAAAAAAGCGTCAGTCATATAAATATGagatgcacacactcacacgcacttCCTTTTTCGCCTTATATGTCGGAGTAGAGCAACTGACGGTCTAATTTTACTGATGCCACAAAGGAAGTCGAGAGGAGCTTGTTCAAGATGCCTGCAGTCGTGCTGCAGACGAAAGACGCATTAAGGCACATCCATGCCGAAAAAGCAACGCTGTCATCTCAGGTGGTGTCTAATTTTGAGGTAATGAAACTGCGGCGGTTTAGCAAGACACGACCAGTGCAGATGAGaacataaaatg from Brienomyrus brachyistius isolate T26 chromosome 1, BBRACH_0.4, whole genome shotgun sequence includes:
- the hcls1 gene encoding src substrate protein p85-like isoform X2 encodes the protein MWKSAVGHGVDMKVSSEGDDWETDPNFENDVSEQEQRWGAKTIEGSGRKDHISVAELRQKVASEHEQVKKKELDEGPKASFGYGGKFGVEKDRMDKAAVGHTYVAEVEKHSSQTDAARGFGGKFGVQKDRIDRSAVGFEYKGTVEQHASQKDYAKGFGGKYGVQKEKMDKAALGYDYKGESEKHQSQKDYAKGFGGRYGVETDRMDKNAAAFTEMEAPTSSYKKTQPSEASSGGAGNLKARFENMARASDEENKKRAEEERARRREREAREREAREREEARKAQEREEAQKRQQEQESAKQEMQEPPAAPETRETPPLPRRLPEPPREEPDPVAKKEKPEKEEEVDYDMPPALPPRPADLLEDDYAELQEEPEETPQPEEEETYEDVSVPVQDNDYEDLSCGQSAVALYDYQGDGDDEISFDPDDIITNIEMVDEAWWRGHCHGRFGLFPATFVQLMQ
- the hcls1 gene encoding src substrate protein p85-like isoform X1; the encoded protein is MWKSAVGHGVDMKVSSEGDDWETDPNFENDVSEQEQRWGAKTIEGSGRKDHISVAELRQKVASEHEQVKKKELDEGPKASFGYGGKFGVEKDRMDKAAVGHTYVAEVEKHSSQTDAARGFGGKFGVQKDRIDRSAVGFEYKGTVEQHASQKDYAKGFGGKYGVQKEKMDKAALGYDYKGESEKHQSQKDYAKGFGGKYGVEKEKVDKAAVGYDYRAETEKHQSQKDYAKGFGGRYGVETDRMDKNAAAFTEMEAPTSSYKKTQPSEASSGGAGNLKARFENMARASDEENKKRAEEERARRREREAREREAREREEARKAQEREEAQKRQQEQESAKQEMQEPPAAPETRETPPLPRRLPEPPREEPDPVAKKEKPEKEEEVDYDMPPALPPRPADLLEDDYAELQEEPEETPQPEEEETYEDVSVPVQDNDYEDLSCGQSAVALYDYQGDGDDEISFDPDDIITNIEMVDEAWWRGHCHGRFGLFPATFVQLMQ